The proteins below come from a single Mycosarcoma maydis chromosome 19, whole genome shotgun sequence genomic window:
- a CDS encoding putative hydroxymethylglutaryl-CoA synthase: protein MSARPQNVGIKAIEIYFPRRCISEDELEDFDGVAKGKYTIGFGQKYMACTDDREDINSFALSVVSGLLEKNNIDPRSIGRLDVGTETIIDKSKSVKTVLMDLFAPSGNMNIEGIDSKNACYGGTAALFNAINWVESSSWDGRDAIVVAGDIAIYAEGSARPVGGAGSVAMLIGPDAPLVFEPAHGTHMSNYWDFYKPNLSSEYPEVDGPETIQTYLGCLDKAYDAYRLRAAKLKSGAANGHSDASSLASIKVDDFDYTLFHSPYSKLVQKGFGRLLYNDFFSDPKNEKYASIPANFAELDRKSTITNKDVEKAFAAFGKEAQQTKLEPGMNTVRRCGNMYTASLYGGLVSLLSNIPSQEIQGKRILLYSFGSGAAASMFAIRINGSTEQIVKAVDLKNRLDSMKVVPCQTYVEALKTREATHNAVNHKPVGQLENLWPGAYYLENVDHMYRRTYGRIPTNAN from the exons ATGTCGGCTCGTCCTCAGAACGTCGGAATCAAGGCCATCGAGATCTACTTTCCCCGAAGG TGCATCTCGGaagatgagctcgaggacTTTGACGGTGTAGCCAAGGGCAAGTACACTATCGGCTTCGGCCAGAAGTACATGGCCTGTACCGACGACCGAGAGGATATCAATTCGTTTGCTCTATCTG TCGTATCGGGCCTGCTCGAAAAGAACAACATTGACCCCCGTAGCATTGGCCGTCTCGATGTCGGTACCGAGaccatcatcgacaagTCCAAGTCGGTCAAGACCGTCCTCATGGACCTCTTCGCCCCGTCTGGAAACATGAACATCGAGGGAATCGACAGCAAGAACGCCTGCTACGGCGGTACCGCCGCTCTCTTTAACGCCATCAATTGggtcgagagcagctcgtgGGATGGCCGTGACGCCATTGTCGTTGCTGGTGACATTGCCATCTACGCCGAGGGTTCTGCACGACCtgtcggtggtgctggtTCGGTTGCCATGCTCATCGGTCCCGACGCTCCGCTCGTGTTCGAACCCGCCCACGGAACCCACATGAGCAACTACTGGGACTTTTACAAGCCCAACCTCTCGTCCGAATACCCCGAGGTTGACGGTCCCGAGACTATCCAGACATACCTTGGCTGCCTCGACAAAGCCTACGACGCCTATCGCCTGCgtgctgccaagctcaagagcgGTGCCGCCAACGGCCATTCGGATGCCTCGAGCCTTGCCTCCATCAAGGTAGACGACTTTGACTACACTCTCTTCCACAGCCCTTACTCGAAACTCGTTCAGAAGGGTTTCGGCCGTTTGCTTTACAACGACTTCTTCTCGGACCCCAAGAACGAGAAGTACGCCTCGATTCCTGCTAActttgccgagctcgaccgcAAATCGACCATCACCAACAAGGACGTCGAGAAAGCCTTTGCCGCTTTCGGCAAGGAAGCTCAGCagaccaagctcgagcccGGGATGAACACCGTGCGACGATGTGGCAACATGTACACTGCCTCGCTCTATGGCGGTCTTGTCTCATTGCTGTCCAACATCCCCTCGCAAGAGATCCAGGGCAAGCGCATCCTCCTTTACTCGTTCGGCTCTGGCGCTGCCGCATCTATGTTTGCCATCCGCATCAACGGCTCGACCGAGCAGATTGTCAAGGCTGTTGACCTCAAGAACCGTCTTGACAGCATGAAGGTTGTTCCTTGCCAGACCTACGTCGAGGCACTCAAGACCCGTGAGGCCACCCACAACGCCGTCAACCACAAGCCCGTcggccagctcgagaacCTGTGGCCTGGTGCATACTACCTCGAGAACGTCGACCACATGTATCGCAGGACATACGGGCGCATTCCCACCAACGCCAACTAA
- a CDS encoding uncharacterized protein (related to pre-mRNA splicing factor U2AF large chain), with product MVDSADDFLAGIEHEVRNRASKQRDNSSSGRDRDRDRERDRKDRRSGRETFEDDRSTSSSLRKRRDTDDRDDQDRYPRKSQRDDRDRRDRDDDENQRRRRRDDDYYSGGGSRASRDLRDSRDDRSNYSFRRDHRDRGENRYAGRRERSRYDDEDSYHDRGGRSRGGDWRSAEGRDSSPSVRRSPTPEGTIPISERARPDSKWDIPAPGFEGTSALAAKATGLFGIPGQTRLVGMPPVNLGVNGPGVPPGVGLPLPPIRMGGQPIHPHRGGPHSQHRQPYPPQHDPHYQHGDQPHPHPHSAMHQQQHYPPQQGHGQPYPAHGGYGPNNGSHPPSQQQVPSPAELAAQNANRQARRLYVGNITHQANEQNIVAFFNEQMLKLKLGTEPGEPAVSAQVNVDKGYAFVEFRHPEEATNAMSFDGIVFQAQSLKIRRPKDYTGPDIRPPSNIHVPGVISTNVPDSPHKIFVGGLPTYLNDDQVIELLQAFGELRAFNLVKDTGTGASKGFAFCEYVDPALTDLACQGLNGMELGDRNLVVQRASVGSEKKAQALAATGANMGALGGAAVPSSVQKFAGDGGDAGEPTTCMVMLNMVTPEELQDDEEYADIVEDIRDECNKYGAVSDVRIPRPAKESKGAAAHQWKRSQDEGATTVDGEKATSAEREGVGRVYVRYGETEHCAQALRAIAGRQFGGRTVICAFLREDDWPADEDGGQNADDTAAQAKGAAFGA from the coding sequence ATGGTCGATTCCGCCGACGACTTTTTGGCTGGCATCGAACACGAGGTCCGCAACAGAGCCAGCAAGCAACGCGACAACAGCTCTTCGGGCCGAGATCGCGACAGGGATCGTGAGCGAGATCGCAAAGACCGAAGGTCCGGTAGGGAAACATTCGAAGACGATCGAAGCACTTCATCGAGCTTGCGTAAAAGAAGGGACACCGACGACCGcgacgaccaagatcgTTACCCACGCAAGTCGCAGCGTGACGACCGGGACAGACGCGACAGggatgacgatgagaaCCAACGTCGCAGACGCAGAGACGACGACTACTACAGCGGAGGAGGGAGTAGAGCCAGCCGCGATCTGCGGGATAGCCGCGACGACCGAAGCAATTACTCTTTCCGACGAGATCATCGTGACCGAGGCGAAAATCGCTATGCCGGTCGTAGGGAGCGCTCAAGgtacgacgatgaggacTCTTACCACGATAGAGGTGGCCGCAGTCGTGGCGGCGACTGGAGGAGTGCCGAAGGCCGTGACAGCAGTCCTTCGGTGCGTCGCAGTCCGACGCCGGAAGGAACCATCCCCATTAGCGAGCGCGCAAGGCCTGATTCCAAGTGGGATATCCCTGCTCCCGGTTTCGAAGGTACCAGCGCTCTAGCCGCCAAAGCTACGGGATTGTTTGGCATTCCCGGTCAGACCAGACTCGTTGGAATGCCACCTGTAAATCTTGGCGTCAACGGTCCCGGTGTTCCGCCGGGGGTAGGATTGCCTCTGCCGCCGATTCGCATGGGCGGTCAGCCCATCCATCCTCACCGCGGTGGGCCTCACTCACAACATAGACAGCCGTATCCGCCGCAGCACGATCCGCATTACCAGCATGGAGATCAGCCGCACCCGCATCCGCACTCTGCCatgcaccagcagcaacactACCCGCCCCAACAAGGCCACGGCCAGCCGTATCCAGCGCATGGTGGGTATGGTCCCAACAATGGGTCTCACCCACCTTCGCAGCAACAGGTGCCTTCTCCAGCAgagctcgctgctcagAATGCGAACCGCCAAGCACGTCGGCTGTACGTCGGCAACATCACCCATCAAGCCAACGAGCAGAACATTGTCGCCTTCTTCAACGAGCAGATGCTCAAACTCAAGCTTGGCACTGAACCCGGTGAGCCGGCCGTGTCGGCTCAGGTCAATGTCGACAAGGGCTATGCTTTCGTTGAGTTTCGCCATCCGGAAGAAGCTACCAATGCCATGTCGTTTGATGGCATTGTGTTTCAGGCCCAATCGCTCAAGATCCGACGGCCCAAAGATTACACCGGTCCCGACATCCGTCCTCCCTCCAACATCCATGTACCAGGTGTTATCAGTACAAACGTACCCGACTCGCCGCACAAAATCTTTGTCGGCGGTTTGCCGACCTATCTCAACGACGATCAGGTGATCGAGCTCTTGCAAGCCTTTGGAGAGCTTCGTGCTTTCAATTTGGTCAAGGATACCGGTACGGGTGCATCAAAAGGCTTCGCTTTTTGCGAGTATGTCGATCCTGCCCTAACGGACTTGGCGTGTCAGGGTCTGAATGGCATGGAGCTCGGTGATCGCAATCTGGTtgtgcaacgtgcaagtGTAGgaagcgagaagaaggcgcAAGCGCTCGCTGCTACGGGGGCTAACATGGGCGCTTTGGGGGGCGCGGCGGTTCCCAGTTCCGTGCAAAAGTTCGCCGGCGACGGAGGCGATGCAGGCGAACCTACCACCTGCATGGTGATGCTCAATATGGTGACACCAGAAGAACTgcaggacgacgaagaaTACGCCGACATCGTCGAAGATATTCGCGACGAATGCAACAAGTATGGCGCCGTTTCCGACGTGCGTATTCCCAGACCGGCCAAGGAGAGCAaaggagctgctgcgcatcaGTGGAAACGCAGTCAAGACGAGGGCGCTACTACGGTGGATGGTGAAAAGGCCACGTCGGCGGAGAGAGAAGGTGTAGGAAGGGTCTATGTGAGGTACGGCGAAACGGAACATTGTGCACAGGCGCTCAGAGCGATTGCTGGTCGACAATTTGGCGGCAGAACTGTCATTTGCGCCTTTCTGAGGGAAGACGATTGGCCAGCGGATGAAGATGGTGGTCAAAACGCCGACGATACTGCAGCCCAGGCCAAAGGCGCTGCTTTTGGTGCGTAG